In Actinomadura citrea, a single window of DNA contains:
- a CDS encoding GNAT family N-acetyltransferase → MSRRLVNITLDNLDDLPHRCRGCVFWELDPVSRDRAQESGDAGLEKEAWVSSTLLEWGSCGKIVYVDDVPAGFVMYAPPLYVPRSVAFPTSPVSADAVLLMTAHILPEFSGGGIGRMLVQGVAKDLTRRAVKAIEAFGDLKGEEGGCMVPADYLLSVGFKTVRPHHRYPRLRLELKSALSWREDVEVALERLLGSMTPEGALRPV, encoded by the coding sequence GTGTCGCGTCGTCTCGTCAACATCACGCTCGACAATCTCGATGATCTGCCGCACCGCTGCCGCGGCTGCGTGTTCTGGGAGCTGGACCCGGTGAGCCGGGACCGGGCTCAGGAGAGCGGCGACGCGGGCCTGGAGAAGGAGGCGTGGGTCTCCTCCACCCTCCTGGAGTGGGGCAGCTGCGGCAAGATCGTCTACGTGGACGACGTCCCGGCGGGGTTCGTCATGTACGCCCCGCCGCTGTACGTGCCGCGTTCGGTGGCGTTCCCGACGAGCCCGGTGAGCGCGGACGCGGTGCTGCTCATGACGGCGCACATCCTGCCGGAGTTCTCGGGCGGCGGCATCGGCCGGATGCTCGTCCAGGGAGTCGCGAAGGACCTGACGCGGCGCGCCGTGAAGGCGATCGAGGCGTTCGGCGACCTGAAGGGCGAGGAGGGCGGGTGCATGGTGCCCGCCGACTACCTGCTGTCGGTCGGGTTCAAGACCGTCCGGCCGCACCACCGGTACCCGCGGCTGCGGCTGGAGCTGAAGTCGGCGCTGTCGTGGCGTGAGGACGTCGAGGTGGCGCTGGAGCGGCTCCTGGGCTCCATGACACCAGAAGGGGCGCTACGGCCCGTCTGA